The following proteins come from a genomic window of Bacillota bacterium:
- a CDS encoding ABC transporter permease: MRAYVVRRLLLGVVVLFGVTLVTFFIARVIPSDPAARWVGGHPTAEQIARARVELGLDKPLYVQYLRYMGDLLRGEWGRSIRTHRPVIADIRAFLPASLELILSGMLIAVVVGVPMGILSATRKDKLPDHGARLLSIGAVSVPTFWLAMLLQLLFFGYLGILPLGGRVDTVVRLTYPIHRITGSYLLDSLLTGNWPVFSNALSHMVLPAVTMAAYPLGLITRMTRSSLLEVMSEEYIVVPRAYGIPRSVVYYRYALKNALGPTITVLGLTFAYSLAETFLVESVFNWPGLGQYASQSILSADYPAIMGVTIVVACTYVIVNLVVDLILAWLDPRIRLEG, from the coding sequence TTGAGAGCGTACGTCGTTCGCAGGCTGCTGCTGGGAGTTGTGGTATTGTTTGGGGTGACGCTGGTGACCTTCTTCATCGCCAGGGTCATCCCCTCCGACCCCGCGGCGCGCTGGGTGGGAGGCCACCCCACCGCGGAGCAGATTGCCCGCGCCCGGGTAGAGCTGGGCCTGGACAAGCCGCTGTACGTGCAATACCTGCGCTACATGGGGGACCTGTTGCGGGGGGAGTGGGGCAGGTCCATCCGCACCCACCGTCCGGTCATCGCGGATATTCGCGCCTTCCTGCCCGCCTCGCTGGAGCTCATACTGAGCGGCATGTTGATCGCCGTGGTGGTGGGGGTGCCGATGGGCATCCTTTCCGCCACCCGCAAGGATAAGCTGCCCGATCACGGTGCCCGGCTGCTGTCCATCGGGGCGGTTTCGGTGCCCACCTTCTGGCTGGCCATGCTGCTGCAATTGCTCTTTTTCGGCTACCTTGGGATTCTACCCCTGGGGGGCCGGGTGGACACCGTGGTGCGGCTCACCTATCCCATTCACCGCATCACCGGGTCGTATTTGCTGGACTCCCTCCTTACCGGTAACTGGCCGGTATTCAGCAACGCCCTCAGCCACATGGTGCTGCCGGCCGTCACCATGGCCGCATACCCCCTGGGGCTCATCACCAGGATGACCCGCTCGTCTCTGCTCGAGGTGATGAGCGAGGAGTACATCGTGGTGCCACGGGCGTACGGCATCCCGCGCTCGGTGGTGTATTACCGGTACGCCCTCAAGAACGCGCTGGGGCCCACCATTACCGTGCTGGGGCTCACCTTCGCGTATTCCCTGGCGGAGACGTTCCTGGTGGAAAGCGTCTTCAACTGGCCGGGGTTGGGGCAGTACGCTTCCCAGTCCATCCTCTCGGCGGACTACCCCGCCATCATGGGAGTCACCATCGTGGTGGCATGTACCTACGTGATTGTCAACCTGGTGGTGGACCTCATCCTGGCCTGGCTCGATCCGCGCATCCGGCTGGAGGGATGA